A genomic window from Arthrobacter globiformis includes:
- a CDS encoding PEP/pyruvate-binding domain-containing protein, with product MTAEGLETEKKYDVDAGASLPDLTAVPGVGRVGDPHQAELEAVYFDTGDLVLASRRITLRRRSGGADAGWHVKLPPDAGAAGGTGSASEEGPGPRREIHAPLGQADVVPGKLLAHLHAYLRGADPVPVARLNTRRTTHALYGDDGVHLADFADDSVEAELLQGAGGKPAGQKQQWREWELELVHGEREVFKSAASVLAAAGARPSAHESKLRRALGAPPTAQARETEGTVESEGTVETEGPVETDGTAATKDGGKQPGGRKPGKQWPASAVVSAYLAGQISEILANDARVRLEEPDAVHAMRSATRRVRSALAVYRKLYGRGAVGRLRDELKWLGRILGTPRDAEVMLDRLRANTGNLPAGEGADDVKQRIERELGTRLDAGYRKTQEVLLTDRYFRLLDDLEDFRDHPPVLPAAGAPARKTARKLVGKSAKRLRRAHKAAARAKDGAGDRPGMELKEATAHETALHQIRKDAKRLRHAAETVDPLFGKRAAKLAKAAHKQQKILGDHHDSVMARIFLGKLAGGPDLPEARGRGLRLAPEAGTEKHRQGRRQVPQGAPEVPEGNPARSGIAGQPVDEHADRPASRPGNTVISLAQVDADMVLEVGGKAANLGVLLAAGLPVPRGFCVTTAAYRRVAAAAGVEPSEPAEQTRSRLASASLPGDIVEAILAAYAGLGEDTPVAVRSSATAEDLPETSFAGQLDTYLNIVGSAALWDAVRRCWASLWTDRAVAYRADHGIDQRSVGIAVVIQEMVDASVAGVMFTANPLTGRRQETVIDAAHGLGEALVSGAVNPDHFTVDAATGEILQRSLGDKLIESGPATGGGTRLLDRQDGARQACLTDEQVRSLARVGTRVEDLYGEPQDLEWAIEPSGGIRVVQSRPITTLFPLPEPHNHDGGARAYLCASLLQGLTRPLTPMGLASFTLMSDSYRSTSAADGLGAYRSAQIGMRMFVDVTSLLRSKGGRRSLQRAMKVADARSVDVLAYLAADPRFTLTKASGAASLKAGLRATPPFGLLGHVLAAMANPAAALERVRESDHESDRMLVLPEPASGALRLDFVERLLTKDITPAVMRVLPPAAAGYIWLGLARLLLGRLVQAGELQAVLRGLPHNVTTEMDLELWRTATSIREDPESVRTLTGEDPRMLAGRYTQGSLPAVCQGALRGFLAKYGHRAVAEIDLGVPRWGEDPAHIINVLANYLKLEDPELAPDRRFRRAAEQAETKVAELAERSARSRGRLFGRIVAHSLRRARETAGVREYPKFRLITAFAVLRRQLQLVGDELAGAGRIAVPDDVFFLDLAEARVALRGADLRGPVAERRRSYDREMWRRHIPRLLLSDGTDVEAAMGAQTRAASSADGQLPPGILVGTAASAGSITGTARVILDPAGALLEPGEILVAPSTDPGWTPLFMTAGALVMEMGGPIPTVRTGDTVTVDGAAGTIVVETERQDGP from the coding sequence ATGACTGCCGAAGGCCTTGAAACGGAGAAGAAGTACGACGTCGACGCCGGCGCGTCGCTGCCCGACCTCACCGCCGTTCCCGGTGTGGGGCGCGTGGGTGATCCCCATCAGGCTGAACTGGAAGCCGTCTACTTTGACACCGGGGACCTGGTTCTCGCCTCCCGCCGGATCACGCTGCGGCGACGCAGCGGCGGGGCTGATGCGGGCTGGCACGTAAAGCTGCCGCCAGATGCCGGGGCTGCGGGCGGGACCGGGTCCGCGTCGGAGGAGGGGCCGGGACCCCGCCGGGAGATCCACGCCCCGCTGGGCCAGGCCGACGTCGTTCCCGGGAAACTGCTGGCCCACCTGCACGCCTACCTCCGCGGAGCGGATCCCGTGCCCGTGGCCCGCCTGAATACCCGGCGAACCACCCATGCACTCTACGGGGACGACGGTGTGCACCTCGCCGACTTTGCCGATGACTCCGTGGAAGCCGAGCTTCTTCAGGGGGCGGGTGGGAAACCCGCAGGCCAGAAGCAGCAGTGGCGCGAATGGGAACTCGAACTGGTTCACGGCGAGCGGGAGGTGTTCAAGTCGGCAGCATCGGTCCTGGCGGCGGCCGGCGCCCGGCCGTCAGCGCACGAGTCCAAGCTGCGGCGCGCACTGGGGGCGCCGCCGACAGCCCAAGCCAGGGAAACTGAAGGCACTGTCGAATCTGAAGGCACTGTCGAAACTGAGGGACCTGTCGAAACTGACGGCACGGCAGCAACCAAAGACGGCGGAAAGCAGCCCGGCGGCAGGAAACCGGGCAAGCAGTGGCCGGCATCCGCCGTCGTAAGCGCGTACCTGGCCGGGCAAATCAGCGAAATCCTGGCCAATGACGCCCGGGTGCGGCTGGAGGAACCCGATGCGGTGCATGCGATGCGCTCGGCCACCCGCCGCGTCCGGTCGGCCCTCGCGGTCTACCGGAAGCTCTACGGCCGGGGCGCGGTTGGCCGGTTGCGCGACGAGCTCAAGTGGCTGGGCCGGATCCTGGGCACGCCCCGTGACGCCGAAGTCATGCTGGACCGGCTGCGGGCAAACACCGGCAACCTTCCAGCGGGGGAGGGGGCCGACGACGTCAAGCAGCGGATCGAGCGCGAGCTGGGCACCAGGCTGGACGCCGGTTACCGCAAGACGCAGGAAGTGCTCCTGACGGACCGCTACTTCCGGCTCCTGGACGACCTCGAGGACTTCCGTGACCATCCGCCCGTCCTGCCGGCGGCCGGGGCACCCGCGCGCAAGACGGCCCGCAAGCTGGTGGGCAAGTCTGCCAAGCGGCTGCGCCGCGCCCACAAGGCTGCCGCCCGGGCCAAGGACGGCGCCGGTGACAGGCCAGGCATGGAGCTCAAAGAGGCCACAGCGCACGAAACCGCACTGCACCAGATCCGGAAGGACGCCAAGCGGCTGCGGCACGCGGCAGAGACCGTCGATCCCTTATTCGGCAAGCGCGCTGCGAAGCTCGCGAAGGCCGCGCACAAGCAGCAGAAAATCCTCGGCGACCACCACGACAGTGTGATGGCTCGGATTTTCCTTGGGAAGCTCGCCGGCGGCCCGGACCTGCCGGAGGCCCGTGGCCGCGGCCTACGGCTCGCTCCTGAGGCGGGAACAGAAAAGCACCGCCAAGGCCGAAGGCAAGTACCGCAAGGCGCACCGGAAGTCCCGGAAGGCAATCCGGCGCGGAGTGGGATAGCGGGGCAGCCGGTGGATGAGCACGCAGACCGGCCCGCATCGCGCCCGGGGAACACAGTCATCAGCCTGGCCCAAGTGGACGCGGACATGGTGCTTGAGGTGGGCGGCAAGGCTGCCAACCTCGGTGTGCTGCTGGCCGCCGGATTGCCGGTCCCGCGTGGCTTCTGCGTCACCACCGCGGCCTACCGGCGGGTGGCGGCCGCGGCAGGAGTGGAACCATCCGAGCCGGCAGAGCAGACGCGCAGCAGGCTGGCGTCGGCTTCCTTGCCCGGGGACATCGTCGAAGCCATCCTCGCCGCCTACGCGGGTCTGGGCGAGGACACTCCGGTGGCCGTGCGTTCCTCCGCCACGGCCGAGGATCTCCCCGAAACCAGCTTCGCAGGCCAGCTGGACACGTACCTCAACATCGTCGGCTCCGCCGCGCTGTGGGATGCGGTCCGCCGCTGCTGGGCCTCCCTGTGGACGGACCGGGCCGTTGCCTACCGCGCCGATCACGGGATTGACCAGCGCTCGGTCGGCATCGCCGTCGTTATTCAGGAAATGGTGGACGCCAGCGTGGCCGGGGTGATGTTCACGGCGAATCCGCTGACCGGCCGGCGTCAGGAAACCGTGATCGACGCCGCACACGGACTCGGCGAGGCGCTGGTCAGTGGGGCTGTGAACCCGGATCATTTCACGGTCGATGCCGCCACCGGGGAGATCCTCCAGCGCAGCCTGGGTGACAAACTCATCGAAAGCGGGCCCGCAACGGGAGGCGGAACCCGGTTGCTGGATCGGCAGGACGGCGCGCGGCAGGCGTGCCTGACGGACGAGCAGGTCCGCTCGCTGGCCAGGGTCGGGACCCGGGTGGAAGATCTCTACGGCGAGCCGCAGGATCTGGAGTGGGCCATCGAACCGAGCGGCGGGATCCGGGTGGTGCAATCCCGTCCGATCACCACGCTGTTTCCCCTGCCCGAGCCCCACAACCACGACGGCGGCGCCCGGGCCTACCTGTGCGCCAGCCTGCTGCAGGGGCTGACCCGGCCGCTGACGCCCATGGGCCTGGCATCCTTCACGCTGATGAGCGACAGCTACCGGTCGACATCGGCCGCCGACGGGCTGGGGGCCTACCGTTCCGCCCAGATCGGGATGCGCATGTTTGTCGATGTCACGTCCCTGCTGCGCAGCAAAGGCGGGAGACGCAGTCTTCAAAGAGCCATGAAAGTGGCCGACGCCAGGTCCGTGGATGTGCTGGCCTATCTGGCTGCAGACCCGCGCTTCACCCTCACCAAGGCCTCCGGCGCGGCGTCGCTGAAAGCGGGGCTCCGGGCCACGCCGCCCTTTGGCCTGCTTGGGCACGTCCTGGCCGCGATGGCCAACCCCGCCGCCGCGCTGGAACGGGTCAGGGAATCGGACCATGAGTCGGACCGGATGCTGGTGTTGCCGGAGCCGGCCTCCGGCGCCCTGCGGCTCGATTTCGTGGAACGCCTCCTCACCAAAGACATCACGCCCGCCGTGATGCGGGTATTGCCGCCGGCAGCCGCAGGGTATATCTGGCTGGGTCTGGCACGGCTGCTGCTGGGCCGGCTGGTGCAGGCCGGTGAGCTGCAGGCCGTACTCCGCGGCTTGCCGCACAATGTGACCACCGAGATGGATCTGGAGCTCTGGCGGACGGCCACCTCAATCCGGGAGGACCCGGAGTCGGTCCGTACACTCACCGGGGAAGACCCCCGGATGCTCGCTGGCCGCTACACACAAGGATCACTGCCCGCCGTCTGCCAGGGCGCTCTGCGCGGCTTTCTCGCGAAGTACGGACACCGCGCGGTGGCGGAAATTGACCTCGGTGTTCCCCGGTGGGGCGAGGATCCCGCCCACATCATTAACGTCCTGGCCAACTACCTGAAGCTGGAGGACCCGGAGCTCGCCCCGGACCGGCGCTTCCGGCGGGCCGCAGAACAGGCCGAAACCAAGGTTGCCGAGCTGGCCGAACGGTCCGCCCGATCCAGGGGAAGGCTGTTCGGCAGAATCGTTGCCCATAGCCTGCGGCGGGCACGGGAAACCGCCGGCGTGCGCGAGTATCCTAAGTTCCGGCTGATAACGGCCTTCGCCGTTCTCCGCCGCCAGCTCCAGCTGGTAGGCGATGAACTCGCGGGCGCGGGCCGGATTGCGGTACCGGACGATGTCTTCTTCCTGGACCTCGCCGAAGCCCGCGTGGCACTGCGCGGCGCGGACCTTCGCGGACCCGTCGCCGAGCGCCGCCGGAGCTACGACCGCGAAATGTGGCGCCGGCACATCCCCCGCCTGCTGCTTTCCGATGGGACCGACGTCGAGGCGGCCATGGGCGCGCAGACCCGTGCGGCGTCGTCCGCGGACGGGCAGCTGCCGCCGGGAATCCTGGTGGGAACAGCGGCCTCGGCCGGCAGCATCACGGGCACAGCCAGGGTAATCCTGGACCCGGCCGGCGCGCTCCTGGAGCCGGGCGAAATCCTTGTTGCGCCGTCGACGGACCCGGGGTGGACGCCGCTGTTCATGACTGCAGGGGCGCTGGTCATGGAAATGGGCGGACCCATTCCCACGGTGCGAACCGGGGACACCGTGACCGTGGACGGAGCCGCGGGGACGATTGTGGTGGAGACGGAGAGGCAGGATGGCCCGTGA
- a CDS encoding MFS transporter, translated as MATTSSAPPAPATYPTKPRTAVVAGVIALVLIGLNLRAGITGASALLHDLQQVLGYGPLVASLIPSIPTLCFAVAGAATSWLTGKLGVEKAILLSLGMLAAGLLVRGIPTTGMLVVGTVVGMSGLAVCNVSMPSFIREHFAARTSLMTAVYTVTMTSGATVMAVLVVPLSQLLGSPSAGLGTIGILALSAFLGFLPVTLHAHRNTARKPAGHISPWPLLRTKKGLLLTGIFTLQALLAYALLSWFPYMLTTMGLSPADSALMFGIMQLVSVPAGMVLIAIGSRPRMLRPAVYLATLTMTAGIAALLLLPVSLAVIPAVLLGFGLGIFPLVMVIISRSGRNTAETTALSTLAQSTGYLLATVGPFGMGLLHSATGSWTLPLALLLVIALVQIVVAHLLSSGRAGGVSASGASTAGTSTAGTSTAGTDTAGMKE; from the coding sequence ATGGCGACCACTTCCTCAGCACCCCCGGCCCCAGCAACGTACCCAACCAAGCCGCGCACCGCCGTCGTCGCCGGCGTCATTGCCCTGGTGCTCATCGGCCTGAACCTGAGGGCCGGCATCACCGGCGCCTCGGCCCTGCTGCATGATTTGCAGCAGGTGCTGGGCTACGGCCCGCTAGTCGCCTCGCTCATCCCCTCCATTCCCACGCTGTGCTTCGCCGTGGCCGGAGCCGCCACTTCCTGGCTGACGGGGAAGCTCGGCGTCGAGAAGGCCATCCTGCTCTCGCTCGGCATGCTGGCAGCCGGGCTGCTGGTCCGGGGCATTCCCACCACCGGCATGCTGGTGGTGGGCACGGTGGTGGGGATGTCCGGCCTGGCCGTCTGCAACGTGTCCATGCCGTCCTTCATCCGGGAGCACTTCGCCGCGCGCACATCGCTCATGACGGCCGTCTACACGGTGACCATGACCAGCGGCGCCACCGTCATGGCCGTGCTGGTGGTTCCGCTCTCGCAGCTGCTGGGATCGCCGTCGGCCGGGCTGGGCACCATCGGGATCCTGGCCCTGTCCGCATTCCTGGGCTTCCTGCCCGTGACCCTGCACGCCCACCGCAACACTGCCCGGAAACCGGCCGGACACATCTCCCCGTGGCCGCTGCTGCGCACCAAGAAGGGCCTCCTGCTCACCGGCATCTTCACCCTGCAGGCACTGCTCGCTTATGCGCTGCTCAGCTGGTTCCCGTACATGCTCACCACCATGGGCCTCAGCCCGGCGGACAGCGCCCTCATGTTCGGAATCATGCAGCTGGTCTCGGTTCCGGCCGGCATGGTGCTGATCGCCATCGGTTCCCGGCCGCGGATGTTGCGTCCCGCCGTCTATCTGGCCACCCTCACCATGACGGCCGGCATTGCCGCGCTCCTCTTGCTTCCCGTTTCCCTGGCCGTCATCCCCGCGGTGCTGCTGGGCTTCGGCTTGGGCATCTTCCCACTGGTGATGGTGATCATCAGCCGCAGCGGCCGGAACACCGCCGAGACCACCGCCCTTTCCACGCTGGCCCAGTCCACCGGTTACCTCCTGGCCACGGTCGGCCCGTTCGGCATGGGCCTGCTGCACAGCGCGACGGGAAGTTGGACGCTGCCGCTGGCACTGCTCCTGGTCATCGCCCTGGTTCAGATCGTTGTAGCGCACCTGCTCAGCAGCGGCCGGGCCGGCGGAGTGAGCGCCAGCGGCGCCAGCACAGCGGGAACGAGCACAGCGGGAACGAGCACAGCGGGAACTGACACCGCGGGAATGAAAGAATAG
- a CDS encoding FadR/GntR family transcriptional regulator — translation MTLSTSHRPPLADEVTAKLREMIQTGEWPLQQRIPSETELMSGLGVSRGTLREAVKALAHSGMLEVRRGDGTYVRATSEISGAARRLYKEHTDEHVLEVRVGLDTQAARLAARHATPGDVAAMRALLIEREEAWNAEDYARWAAADWGFHERVAQASGNPLLLELYVSFGDVFHADLLKQHGRPGFNGLPQAGHGDLVDAIEAHDGDAAVATVHRNLNSCTEWLRE, via the coding sequence ATGACCCTGAGCACGTCGCACCGCCCGCCACTCGCGGACGAAGTCACCGCCAAACTCCGCGAAATGATCCAGACGGGCGAATGGCCGCTGCAGCAGCGCATACCCTCCGAAACCGAGCTCATGTCCGGGCTGGGCGTGTCCCGCGGGACGCTACGGGAAGCCGTCAAGGCCCTGGCCCACAGCGGGATGCTCGAGGTGCGCCGCGGCGACGGAACCTACGTCCGCGCCACCAGCGAAATCTCGGGAGCCGCCCGTCGCCTCTACAAGGAACACACGGACGAACACGTCCTCGAGGTCCGCGTGGGGCTGGACACGCAGGCCGCCCGCCTCGCCGCCCGGCATGCAACGCCCGGCGACGTCGCCGCCATGCGCGCGCTGCTCATCGAGCGTGAGGAGGCCTGGAACGCCGAGGACTATGCGCGCTGGGCCGCCGCCGACTGGGGCTTCCACGAGCGGGTGGCGCAGGCCTCAGGCAATCCGCTCCTCCTCGAGCTCTATGTCAGCTTTGGCGACGTGTTCCACGCCGACCTGCTGAAGCAGCACGGGCGCCCCGGCTTCAACGGCCTGCCGCAGGCCGGCCACGGGGACCTCGTGGATGCCATCGAAGCACACGACGGCGACGCCGCCGTGGCCACCGTGCACCGGAACCTCAACTCCTGCACGGAGTGGCTGCGGGAGTAG
- a CDS encoding AI-2E family transporter: MARTAPLSEQDPLQEQAPRPLTPRSAARQPDHKPPRELWSDSLGRVGIRCAQVLLVLAVAAVSVYGLLQIRLLVIPVLIALILAAAIGPFVNMLRRRGLPGGAATAVAFVALLLLLAGVGTLIYFSVRSQWGDLVQQASKGLDELENFLLSGPVPIDREQLNQAREGAVQFATSSQVRSGAITGLSAVTEFLAGASLMVVILFFFLKDGAKIWNFLLRPFSGEREARLRRVGKRTLEVLGGYVRGTAIVALVDTVAIGAALLIMQVPLAIPLAIIVFIGAFVPLVGATVAGILAALVALVANGPVVALIVVAVVIAVNQLEGDLLQPIVMGKSLQLHALVILMALAAGTILAGIIGAVLSVPLAAVTWAIIQVWTAEDPHMQDMNPDLPPADSQPT, encoded by the coding sequence ATGGCCCGAACAGCCCCACTGTCCGAGCAAGATCCGCTTCAAGAGCAAGCGCCCCGTCCGCTCACGCCGCGGTCGGCAGCCCGGCAGCCCGACCACAAACCGCCCCGGGAGCTCTGGTCCGACAGCCTGGGAAGGGTGGGAATCCGGTGCGCCCAGGTCCTGCTGGTCCTTGCCGTGGCGGCCGTGTCCGTGTACGGCCTCCTGCAGATCCGGCTGCTGGTCATTCCGGTCCTGATTGCCCTGATCCTCGCAGCCGCCATCGGGCCATTCGTCAACATGCTGCGGCGCCGGGGACTGCCCGGCGGGGCCGCCACCGCCGTGGCCTTCGTGGCCCTGCTGCTGCTCCTGGCCGGCGTCGGCACCCTGATCTATTTCTCCGTCCGCAGCCAGTGGGGCGACTTGGTGCAGCAGGCGTCCAAAGGGCTCGACGAACTTGAGAACTTCCTCCTCTCCGGCCCGGTCCCCATCGACCGCGAGCAGCTGAACCAGGCCAGGGAAGGCGCCGTCCAGTTCGCCACAAGCAGCCAGGTCCGGTCAGGCGCCATCACCGGCCTATCGGCGGTGACGGAATTCCTGGCCGGGGCGAGCCTCATGGTGGTGATCCTGTTCTTCTTCCTCAAGGACGGCGCGAAGATCTGGAACTTCCTCCTGCGGCCCTTCTCCGGGGAGCGGGAAGCCAGGCTGCGGCGGGTGGGCAAGCGGACGCTGGAGGTCCTGGGCGGTTACGTCCGCGGCACGGCCATCGTGGCGCTGGTGGATACTGTGGCCATCGGCGCCGCGCTGCTGATCATGCAGGTGCCGCTGGCCATCCCGCTGGCCATCATCGTGTTCATCGGGGCCTTTGTTCCCCTCGTCGGGGCCACCGTGGCCGGGATCCTCGCCGCCCTGGTGGCGCTCGTCGCCAACGGGCCAGTCGTGGCGCTGATCGTGGTGGCAGTGGTGATCGCGGTCAACCAGCTCGAAGGCGACTTGCTGCAGCCCATCGTCATGGGTAAGTCGCTGCAACTCCACGCCCTCGTCATCCTTATGGCCCTGGCTGCGGGCACCATCCTGGCAGGCATTATCGGCGCCGTCCTGTCCGTCCCCCTGGCGGCGGTGACGTGGGCGATCATCCAGGTGTGGACGGCCGAGGACCCCCACATGCAGGACATGAACCCAGACCTGCCGCCGGCTGACAGCCAGCCGACCTAG
- a CDS encoding DUF1206 domain-containing protein, with protein sequence MALLHIIVGAIAIALAFGHPGDAEPTGAIEQLAANPWGPAVMWACLIGCAGLSLWQLSEATLRARRLPRKERIGKLISSGFLAIAYGSVGLTFAGFAVGLRGDSGESTRDVSAALLGNPFGGVLLSALGLTVIGVGIYFVVKGFRRGFKEELFHFDGTRRGKIIDSLGVTGHVAKGIALFLAGLLFAIAAAKHTPEESTGLDGSLKALRDHEYGPYLLFAIGAGFICYGIFALVRSKFGRM encoded by the coding sequence ATGGCCCTGCTGCACATCATCGTGGGCGCCATCGCGATTGCCTTGGCCTTCGGCCATCCAGGCGACGCCGAGCCCACCGGTGCCATCGAACAGCTGGCCGCCAATCCCTGGGGTCCCGCTGTCATGTGGGCCTGCCTGATCGGATGTGCCGGCCTCTCCCTCTGGCAGCTGAGTGAGGCCACCCTCCGGGCCCGCCGACTGCCGCGCAAGGAGCGGATTGGGAAGCTGATTTCCTCCGGCTTCCTAGCGATCGCCTACGGCAGTGTCGGGCTCACTTTCGCCGGCTTCGCGGTGGGGCTGCGCGGCGACTCCGGCGAATCAACACGGGACGTGAGCGCGGCCCTGCTCGGCAATCCCTTCGGCGGCGTGCTCCTCAGTGCCCTGGGCCTGACCGTCATCGGCGTGGGCATCTACTTCGTGGTAAAGGGTTTTCGGCGTGGGTTCAAGGAGGAACTCTTCCACTTCGACGGCACGCGCCGGGGCAAGATCATCGACTCCCTGGGTGTGACCGGACATGTGGCCAAAGGCATCGCGCTGTTCCTCGCCGGCCTGCTCTTCGCCATCGCGGCCGCCAAGCACACGCCCGAAGAATCCACCGGCCTCGACGGCAGCCTGAAGGCCCTCCGCGACCACGAGTACGGACCCTACCTGCTGTTTGCCATCGGCGCAGGCTTCATTTGCTACGGAATCTTCGCACTGGTCCGGTCAAAGTTCGGCAGGATGTAG
- a CDS encoding SRPBCC family protein, translating to MTGQSGSGTGTQAEGATERAAEVAGRGFAAVFRAVKAVRPFRPIHPRGVSLVGELTLTGAAGRTAAGLPGPSGISWLDDAGTRQVRGRFSRSVGLPGSLPDILGLALRVGTGVGGSDDVADILFASTGWGVPARFMLLPKLDAGTARFTTLMPYKGANGPVLLGLRTLSLPGGATGRADTDGNFKESLATGDWTLALSYATPAGRWVQAGVLHLRAAPASGGTAIGDRAGGDTAGGDTAIRFDPLKHPLPGAGTYPWARRLRERSYRAARRPAPRVSGDPHPAGLKAADSASRRQGSADERNTMSTVTQVFNSPASAVWTVIADGWLYSGWVVGASRIRSVDARWPEVGALLHHSVGAWPLLINDSTKVTAAEPGQRLELIARGWPIGEAKVAITLEDLGEQCRVTMAEDAVRGPGLAVPKALRDPIITVRNRETLQRLELMAAGGAGA from the coding sequence ATGACGGGACAATCCGGCAGTGGCACGGGTACTCAGGCAGAAGGGGCGACGGAGCGGGCAGCCGAGGTCGCCGGCCGCGGTTTTGCCGCGGTGTTCCGTGCCGTCAAGGCAGTGCGCCCCTTCCGCCCCATTCACCCGCGGGGTGTCAGCCTGGTTGGGGAACTGACTCTCACCGGTGCCGCGGGCCGCACAGCAGCAGGTCTCCCGGGGCCCAGCGGAATCTCCTGGCTCGACGACGCCGGGACGCGCCAGGTGCGCGGGCGGTTTTCCCGCTCGGTCGGGCTCCCTGGGTCGCTGCCGGACATTCTGGGCCTGGCGCTCCGGGTGGGTACAGGTGTTGGCGGCTCCGACGACGTCGCCGATATCCTGTTCGCCTCGACCGGCTGGGGCGTGCCGGCCCGGTTCATGCTGCTGCCCAAGCTGGATGCTGGCACAGCCAGGTTCACCACGCTGATGCCGTACAAGGGTGCCAACGGCCCCGTCCTGCTGGGGCTGCGCACATTGTCCCTGCCGGGGGGCGCCACGGGCAGGGCGGACACGGACGGAAATTTCAAGGAGTCGCTGGCCACCGGTGACTGGACCCTGGCGCTGTCGTACGCCACCCCGGCGGGCCGGTGGGTGCAGGCCGGCGTGCTGCACCTGAGGGCCGCTCCCGCCAGCGGGGGAACGGCTATTGGAGACAGGGCTGGCGGAGACACGGCTGGCGGAGACACGGCCATCCGCTTCGATCCCCTGAAGCATCCCCTGCCCGGTGCCGGGACATACCCCTGGGCCCGCCGGCTCCGGGAGCGCTCGTACCGTGCCGCGCGGCGCCCCGCTCCGCGCGTTTCCGGCGACCCGCATCCCGCCGGGCTCAAAGCTGCGGACTCCGCCAGCAGGCGTCAGGGTTCGGCCGACGAAAGGAACACCATGTCAACCGTCACACAGGTCTTCAATTCACCGGCCTCGGCAGTCTGGACCGTGATCGCCGACGGCTGGCTCTATTCCGGTTGGGTGGTAGGTGCCTCGAGGATCCGCTCCGTGGACGCGCGCTGGCCGGAGGTCGGCGCCCTGCTCCACCACTCGGTGGGCGCCTGGCCGCTGCTCATCAACGATTCAACCAAGGTGACGGCGGCCGAACCGGGGCAGCGGCTGGAGCTGATTGCCCGCGGCTGGCCGATCGGCGAGGCCAAGGTGGCCATCACGCTCGAGGACCTGGGCGAGCAGTGCCGGGTCACGATGGCCGAGGACGCGGTCCGGGGCCCCGGCCTGGCAGTACCCAAGGCGCTGCGGGATCCGATCATCACGGTGCGGAACCGGGAAACCCTGCAGCGCCTCGAGCTCATGGCCGCCGGCGGCGCGGGAGCTTAA